In Tachypleus tridentatus isolate NWPU-2018 chromosome 7, ASM421037v1, whole genome shotgun sequence, a genomic segment contains:
- the LOC143257843 gene encoding apicoplast pyruvate carrier 1-like, translated as MKANSPAEGRVDRSGCTGTISVFKREFRALISVGGCFLIYLAIGTILTFGNLTPYLTSYLRKRVKKDTTYEESSWIFYAFISTNSLLFFGGKLRCLIGRRWSIIIGSCIFSFGIVVTYWSIQHSLAATIITYGVVDTLGYVCCYGHPIVTAVELFPNNKGLVTGIVTSGIALTPLFMNSLQTFFVNPNNLQPAPDG; from the exons ATGAAGGCAAACAGCCCTGCAGAAGGAAGAGTGGACCGTAGTGGATGCACAGGAACTATCTCTG ttttcaaaagAGAATTTCGAGCCTTGATATCGGTTGGTGGATGTTTCCTGATTTATCTGGCAATCGGTACAATACTAACGTTTGGAAATCTCACTCCTTACTTAACTTCTTACCTGAGGAAAAGAGTGAAGAAGGACACAACATATGAAGAATCTAGCTGGATTTTCTACgcatttatttctacaaattcaCTGCTTTTCTTTGGAGGAAAACTACGTTGTCTCATTGGACGTCGTTGGAGCATAATTATTGGTTCTTGTATTTTTAG CTTTGGTATAGTAGTGACGTACTGGAGTATACAGCACAGTCTTGCAGCTACCATAATCACTTATGGAGTGGTTGATACTTTAGGCTATGTCTGTTGCTATGGTCACCCCATAGTCACTGCTGTAGAG TTGTTTCCCAATAATAAAGGCCTGGTGACAGGAATAGTGACTTCAGGGATAGCTTTAACTCCTCTCTTTATGAATAGTTTACAGACTTTCTTTGTGAATCCTAATAATCTCCAGCCTGCTCCTGATGGGTAA